In a single window of the Notamacropus eugenii isolate mMacEug1 chromosome 4, mMacEug1.pri_v2, whole genome shotgun sequence genome:
- the PDE4A gene encoding 3',5'-cyclic-AMP phosphodiesterase 4A isoform X3 — MARGPNLGGIPKLMLSGPVLRRESETEDEAFLPETSPGRPPRLRPTPPHSPVFFSTNSPTFRKRLQLSHRLRDSHRQARVRFEVENGPSPSPGRSPLDSQASPGLVLPPSAPQSQRRESFLYRSDSDYDMSPKTMSRNSSIASEVHEDLIVTPFAQVLASLRSVRSNFSLLANVPATVGNKKSPVGNQPAVCKATLSEETYQQLARETLEELDWCLDQLETMQTYRSVSEMASHKFKRMLNRELTHLSEMSRSGNQVSEYISTTFLDKQADVEIPSPTAKEQEKQLQQQPQRQPMSQISGVKKLTHSSSLSNSGIPRFGVKTDQEELLGKELENLNKWGLNIFQVAEFSNGRSLGCIMYTIFQERDLLKTFKIPVDTLVTYMLTLEDHYHADVAYHNSLHAADVLQSTHVLLATPALDAVFTDLEILAALFAAAIHDVDHPGVSNQFLINTNSELALMYNDESVLENHHLAVGFKLLQEENCDIFQNLNKRQRQSLRRMVIDMVLATDMSKHMSLLADLKTMVETKKVTSSGVLLLDNYTDRIQVLRNMVHCADLSNPTKPLALYRQWTDRIMEEFFRQGDKERERGMEISPMCDKHTASVEKSQVGFIDYIVHPLWETWADLVHPDAQEILDMLEDNRDWYHSAIPQSPSPPPEEPPGQGQDKFQFELIHEEDTAATKTVTQLEEEDEPAPEVGWVGPGHGPQKGSLPAPPSTRPLSPSEVSVIQQSCQTPDTMEEEGQQPKESTPAKEVQQPLLVSSQELEADLEVAEAQASQQAEEETPEEAQALAPLADLGCPS, encoded by the exons CTTTGAGGTGGAGAATGGGCCTTCCCCATCCCCAGGACGCAGCCCCTTGGACTCGCAGGCGAGCCCGGGGCTGGTGCTGCCCCCCAGCGCCCCCCAGAGCCAGCGCCGTGAGTCTTTCCTGTACCGCTCGGACAGTGACTATGACATGTCACCCAAGACCATGTCCCGAAACTCTTCTATTGCCAGTGAAGT ACATGAAGACTTGATTGTGACGCCCTTTGCCCAG GTTCTGGCAAGTCTAAGAAGTGTCCGAAGCAACTTCTCCCTTCTGGCCAATGTTCCAGCTACCGTTGGCAACAA GAAGTCCCCAGTGGGCAATCAGCCAGCAGTATGCAAGGCCACACTTTCAG AGGAGACATACCAGCAGCTGGCCCGGGAGACCCTGGAGGAGCTGGACTGGTGCCTGGACCAGTTAGAGACAATGCAGACATACCGGTCAGTGAGTGAAATGGCCTCCCACAAG TTCAAGAGGATGTTGAACCGTGAGCTGACACACCTATCGGAAATGAGCCGGTCCGGGAACCAGGTCTCGGAATACATCTCCACCACCTTCCTGG ACAAGCAGGCCGATGTAGAGATACCATCCCCTACAGCCAAGGAGCAGGAGAAGCAGCTTCAGCAACAGCCACAGAGGCAACCCATGTCCCAAATCAGTGGGGTCAAAAAGCTCACACATAGTTCCAGTCTCAGCAATTCTGGTATCCCTCGATTTGGGGTCAAGACTGACCAGGAGGAGCTGTTGGGCAAg gaGCTGGAAAACCTGAATAAGTGGGGCCTTAACATCTTCCAAGTAGCTGAATTCTCCAACGGCCGATCACTAGGATGTATTATGTATACCAtattccag GAGAGAGACCTGCTGAAGACCTTCAAGATCCCAGTAGATACACTAGTAACCTACATGCTGACTCTGGAGGACCACTACCATGCTGATGTGGCCTATCACAACAGCCTGCATGCTGCTGATGTTCTGCAGTCCACCCACGTGCTTCTGGCCACACCTGCACTAGAT GCCGTGTTCACAGATCTGGAAATTCTAGCTGCTTTGTTCGCTGCTGCCATCCATGATGTTGACCACCCGGGAGTCTCTAACCAGTTTCTCATCAATACCA ACTCAGAACTAGCTCTGATGTACAATGATGAGTCTGTGTTGGAGAATCACCACCTGGCTGTGGGCTTCAAGCTGCTGCAGGAGGAGAATTGTGACATCTTCCAGAACTTGAacaagaggcagaggcagagtcTTCGAAGGATGGTCATTGACATG GTGCTGGCCACAGATATGTCCAAACACATGAGCCTTCTGGCTGACCTCAAGACCATGGTGGAAACTAAGAAAGTGACAAGCTCAGGGGTCCTGCTGTTGGACAATTATACGGACCGAATCCAG GTCCTTCGGAACATGGTGCATTGTGCTGACCTCAGCAACCCGACAAAACCACTGGCACTGTACAGGCAGTGGACTGACCGCATCATGGAAGAGTTCTTCCGCCAGGGAGACAAAGAGCGCGAGAGAGGCATGGAGATTAGCCCCATGTGTGACAAGCACACGGCATCTGTGGAGAAATCACAG GTGGGCTTCATTGACTACATCGTGCATCCACTGTGGGAGACGTGGGCAGACCTTGTTCACCCTGATGCTCAGGAGATTCTGGACATGCTGGAGGATAATCGGGACTGGTACCATAGTGCTATCCCACAGAGCCCCTCACCACCCCCTGAAGAGCCACCTGGCCAAGGCCAGGACAAGTTCCAATTTGAATTGATCCATGAGGAGGATACAGCAGCCACAAAGACAGTCACACAATTGGAGGAAGAGGATGAGCCAGCCCCCGAGGTGGGGTGGGTAGGTCCAGGCCATGGTCCCCAAAAGGGCAGCCTGCCTGCACCACCTTCCACAAGGCCCCTAAGTCCATCCGAAgtttcagtcattcaacaaagcTGTCAAACACCAGACACCATGGAGGAGGAGGGCCAACAACCAAAGGAGTCTACACCAGCCAAAGAGGTGCAGCAACCACTGCTTGTGTCATCTCAGGAGCTGGAGGCAGACTTGGAAGTAGCTGAGGCCCAAGCCTCTCAGCAAGCCGAGGAAGAAACACCAGAGGAGGCCCAAGCCTTAGCCCCCCTAGCGGACCTTGGATGTCCATCCTGA
- the PDE4A gene encoding 3',5'-cyclic-AMP phosphodiesterase 4A isoform X6: MVPGGAMEPEAPTPIPHPPLLPPPSSARINSSHYYNFLPGHEASLSDFGLQRLTLLSPSRFLPSLTNNYQTSMPPGPASIQALSLNTDTNPGHLVLPRPSSSRRAPCVFCGFQPLTSHRDEWFHDSLHLYKQADVEIPSPTAKEQEKQLQQQPQRQPMSQISGVKKLTHSSSLSNSGIPRFGVKTDQEELLGKELENLNKWGLNIFQVAEFSNGRSLGCIMYTIFQERDLLKTFKIPVDTLVTYMLTLEDHYHADVAYHNSLHAADVLQSTHVLLATPALDAVFTDLEILAALFAAAIHDVDHPGVSNQFLINTNSELALMYNDESVLENHHLAVGFKLLQEENCDIFQNLNKRQRQSLRRMVIDMVLATDMSKHMSLLADLKTMVETKKVTSSGVLLLDNYTDRIQVLRNMVHCADLSNPTKPLALYRQWTDRIMEEFFRQGDKERERGMEISPMCDKHTASVEKSQVGFIDYIVHPLWETWADLVHPDAQEILDMLEDNRDWYHSAIPQSPSPPPEEPPGQGQDKFQFELIHEEDTAATKTVTQLEEEDEPAPEVGWVGPGHGPQKGSLPAPPSTRPLSPSEVSVIQQSCQTPDTMEEEGQQPKESTPAKEVQQPLLVSSQELEADLEVAEAQASQQAEEETPEEAQALAPLADLGCPS, from the exons ATGGTGCCTGGGGGGGCCATGGAGCCCGAGGCCCCAACACCCATCCCCCaccctcctctgctgcctccaccTTCCAGCGCCCGGATTAACTCAAGCCACTACTACAACTTCCTGCCAGGCCATGAAGCCTCCCTGTCCGACTTTGGCCTTCAGCGCCTCACTCTGTTGTCCCCATCCCGATTCCTGCCCTCTCTAACTAACAACTACCAGACCTCCATGCCCCCTGGCCCAGCCTCTATCCAAGCCCTCAGCCTAAACACCGACACCAACCCTGGGCATCTGGTCCTACCCAGACCTTCATCCTCACGCAGGGCTCCCTGTGTCTTCTGTGGTTTCCAGCCACTGACTAGCCACCGAGATGAATGGTTCCATGACAGCCTGCACCTGT ACAAGCAGGCCGATGTAGAGATACCATCCCCTACAGCCAAGGAGCAGGAGAAGCAGCTTCAGCAACAGCCACAGAGGCAACCCATGTCCCAAATCAGTGGGGTCAAAAAGCTCACACATAGTTCCAGTCTCAGCAATTCTGGTATCCCTCGATTTGGGGTCAAGACTGACCAGGAGGAGCTGTTGGGCAAg gaGCTGGAAAACCTGAATAAGTGGGGCCTTAACATCTTCCAAGTAGCTGAATTCTCCAACGGCCGATCACTAGGATGTATTATGTATACCAtattccag GAGAGAGACCTGCTGAAGACCTTCAAGATCCCAGTAGATACACTAGTAACCTACATGCTGACTCTGGAGGACCACTACCATGCTGATGTGGCCTATCACAACAGCCTGCATGCTGCTGATGTTCTGCAGTCCACCCACGTGCTTCTGGCCACACCTGCACTAGAT GCCGTGTTCACAGATCTGGAAATTCTAGCTGCTTTGTTCGCTGCTGCCATCCATGATGTTGACCACCCGGGAGTCTCTAACCAGTTTCTCATCAATACCA ACTCAGAACTAGCTCTGATGTACAATGATGAGTCTGTGTTGGAGAATCACCACCTGGCTGTGGGCTTCAAGCTGCTGCAGGAGGAGAATTGTGACATCTTCCAGAACTTGAacaagaggcagaggcagagtcTTCGAAGGATGGTCATTGACATG GTGCTGGCCACAGATATGTCCAAACACATGAGCCTTCTGGCTGACCTCAAGACCATGGTGGAAACTAAGAAAGTGACAAGCTCAGGGGTCCTGCTGTTGGACAATTATACGGACCGAATCCAG GTCCTTCGGAACATGGTGCATTGTGCTGACCTCAGCAACCCGACAAAACCACTGGCACTGTACAGGCAGTGGACTGACCGCATCATGGAAGAGTTCTTCCGCCAGGGAGACAAAGAGCGCGAGAGAGGCATGGAGATTAGCCCCATGTGTGACAAGCACACGGCATCTGTGGAGAAATCACAG GTGGGCTTCATTGACTACATCGTGCATCCACTGTGGGAGACGTGGGCAGACCTTGTTCACCCTGATGCTCAGGAGATTCTGGACATGCTGGAGGATAATCGGGACTGGTACCATAGTGCTATCCCACAGAGCCCCTCACCACCCCCTGAAGAGCCACCTGGCCAAGGCCAGGACAAGTTCCAATTTGAATTGATCCATGAGGAGGATACAGCAGCCACAAAGACAGTCACACAATTGGAGGAAGAGGATGAGCCAGCCCCCGAGGTGGGGTGGGTAGGTCCAGGCCATGGTCCCCAAAAGGGCAGCCTGCCTGCACCACCTTCCACAAGGCCCCTAAGTCCATCCGAAgtttcagtcattcaacaaagcTGTCAAACACCAGACACCATGGAGGAGGAGGGCCAACAACCAAAGGAGTCTACACCAGCCAAAGAGGTGCAGCAACCACTGCTTGTGTCATCTCAGGAGCTGGAGGCAGACTTGGAAGTAGCTGAGGCCCAAGCCTCTCAGCAAGCCGAGGAAGAAACACCAGAGGAGGCCCAAGCCTTAGCCCCCCTAGCGGACCTTGGATGTCCATCCTGA